One Oryza glaberrima chromosome 11, OglaRS2, whole genome shotgun sequence genomic region harbors:
- the LOC127755010 gene encoding uncharacterized protein LOC127755010 yields MAASPAMPSLLLLLLLLAVLVAAADAYDSAASASTNAGAIPDPNILDMEAMCPKTTDVQACQQLVKNMPSNIVAGKKDARSIARGCIATAWFVARDGAKDCTAAVDECKDKVDKCLDSCSHAFAAVNDALEPQGTGDDAVKVPEDEKLLAIHASLTQLLRGPTGTRRPPLCNTCCQDGSCTEEKKRNVVTLFVQLWSLLDFADAVLEDLYPLTKLPGDKAAGSDTSAAAGSTADTATSAAAGSTAAKETSPVAGSTADKTYAAAGSAPPVVDTAPAPPVTTYD; encoded by the coding sequence ctcctcctagccGTTCTCGTCGCGGCGGCCGATGCCTACGATTCCGCCGCCAGCGCCAGCACCAACGCCGGCGCCATCCCCGACCCCAACATCTTGGACATGGAGGCCATGTGCCCCAAGACGACGGACGTGCAGGCGTGCCAGCAACTGGTGAAGAACATGCCGTCCAACATCGTCGCGGGGAAGAAGGACGCCAGGAGCATCGCCCGGGGGTGCATCGCCACCGCCTGGTTCGTGGCGAGGGACGGCGCCAAGGACTgcaccgccgccgtggacgaGTGCAAGGATAAGGTCGACAAGTGCCTCGACAGCTGCAGCcacgccttcgccgccgtgaaCGACGCCCTGGAGCCCCAGggcaccggcgacgacgccgtcaAGGTCCCCGAGGACGAGAAGCTCCTCGCCATCCACGCCAGCCTCACGCAGCTGCTCCGCGGCCCCACCGGcacgcgccgcccgcccctCTGCAACACGTGCTGCCAAGACGGCTCGTGCACGGAGGAAAAGAAGCGCAACGTCGTCACGCTGTTCGTGCAATTGTGGAGCTTGCTGGATTTCGCCGATGCGGTGCTCGAGGACCTGTATCCTCTGACGAAGCTGCCAGGGGACAAGGCCGCGGGATCAGATACCTCTGCGGCGGCCGGATCAACCGCCGACACGGCGACCTCTGCGGCGGCTGGATCAACCGCCGCAAAGGAGACATCTCCAGTAGCTGGATCAACCGCCGATAAGACCTATGCAGCGGCCGGATCAGCTCCGCCTGTCGTCGACACTGCGCCTGCGCCTCCCGTGACAACTTATGATTAA